The Anaerolineae bacterium DNA segment TTTCGCCGCGGGAGAGGGCCGGTTTGAGGATGTTGGCCGCATCCACCGCCGAGCCAGCCGCACCAGCGCCCACCAGCATGTGCACTTCATCGATGAAGAGAATGTTGTCCGTGTGCTTGAGTTCTTCGATGAGGCGCTTCATCCGCTCCTCGAACTGGCCGCGATACATGGTCCCGGCCACTAAGGAGCCCACATCCAACTGCAACACCCGCCGGCCGAGCAACGGCGCGGGGACATCGCCCTCGACAATCCGCTGGGCCAGCCCCTCGACGATGGCCGTCTTGCCCACCCCGGGTTCGCCGATGAGGGCCGGGTTGTTCTTAGTGCGCCGGGCGAGAATCTGGATCACCCGCTCGATCTCCATCTCACGCCCGATGACCGGGTCCAACTTCCCCTCTTCCGCCAGCACCGTCAGATCCACGGCCAGCTGGTCGAGCAGGGGCGTCTTGCTCTTCTTTTTCTCTTCTCGCCCTTCGGTGCGTTGTCCGCGGCGCTCGGCCGAAGAGGTCAGACCGCTGGACCCCGCCGAGAGCGACCGGCGGGTCTGACGCCGGACCTGTTCCGGGGTGATGCCCAGGCGGGCCAACACTTTGAGGGCCGTCCCCTCTTCGTAGCGAATCAACCCCAACAACAGGTGTTCGGTGCCCACATACTGGTGGCCCAACCGGCGGGCCTCTTCGATGGCCAGTTGCAACACCTGTTGTGTGCCGGGCGAAAGTTCAATCTGCCCCCCTGTGGATTGGCCGAACCCCACCATGCGCTCGACCATCTCCTGCACGCGTTCGGGGATCAGGCCCAAATCGCGCAATACGCGGCTGGCGACGCCACCTTCTTCTTTGATCAGCCCGAGCAGCAGATGCTCGGTGCCAATCTGCGCGTGGCGCATGCGTTCCGCTTCTTGATGAGCCAGGCTGAGCACCCGGCGAGCACGCTGGGTAAAACGATCCATGCGAGCCAAAGTCAACCTCCTTATCCAACCAAGCCGTACTTTTGTTCACATCTTCCCACAGTTACGCTCCGCTCCTCAGTATTCCTCTACGCTTATTCTACCAGTTTTATCTCCGCCATCAAAGGGCCGGATAAAAAAGCACCCTCCTATCGAGGAGGGTGCTGTGGAAGACGCTACCGGCTATTCGCCTTTGGGTTCCGTTTCCGAGGCCTCCTCTGGGGCCTCCAGAGCGGCTTCGGGGGATTCCCCGGCCGCTTTAGCCTCGGGGGAGGCTTCCTCCGCCGCCGCCTCAACCCTGGCCTCAGCACTCTCTTCCTCGTTAGGCAATGCTTCTTCCGCCGCCTCTTCCAGGCCGAGCAACTGCTCCAGTTCTTCCTCCGCCTCGGCCAAAGCCATTTGCAGGTCCAGGTCGGCATAAGCCAATGTATCCACCTTGCGCAGGCTCAGCCCGATGCGACGGGCTTCGGGATCGATGCGGATGATGCGCAAGGTGACCTCGTCGCCTTCCTTGACCACTTCCTTGGGATGCTCGATCCGCTGTTCACTGAGTTCGGAGATATGGATGAGGCCCTCTAAACCGTTTTCCAGGCGGGCAAAAGCGCCGAACTTTTCCAGGCGGGTGATGGTGGCCCGCACCAGTTGGCCCACCCGCAAAGAGGCCGCCTTGGTCTTCCAGGGGTCTTCCCGCAATTGGCGTATGGAAAGCCCGATGCGCTTGCGTTCGGGATCAATGCTGATGACTTTAACCTGAACTTCCTGCCCCACCTGCAGCACATCTTCGGGCTTGTCGATGTGCTCCCAAGAAATCTCGGAGAGATGCACCAGGCCGTCGGCCCCGTCGATGTTGACAAAAGCGCCGAACTTGGTCAGGCTGGTCACCCGGCCGGTGCGCACATCGCCGACCTGCAACTGAGCGAGCACCCGCTCTTTGAGCAACTCTCGCGCCTGACGGGCCACAGCCCGCTCGGAGAGAATCAGCCGCTGCCGCGAACGATCCACCTCGATCACCCGGGCCACAATCGGCTGCCCGATGAGTTCCTTCCAACTGGGGTCGGGGCGGTCACTCTGCAGGGACTGCCGTCGCTCCCGGCTGATTTGGGAAAGAGGAATAAAGCCGCGCAGCCGTCCCAGGCGCACCACCAAGCCACCTTTGTTGTAGCCGGCGATGGTGCCCTCATACAGTTCGCTGCTCTC contains these protein-coding regions:
- a CDS encoding S1 RNA-binding domain-containing protein, coding for MEALLAAEGLEMDFPKRGDVRQGEITGITDQAVLVNIGAKSDGQIPLREFDRLSPEEREEVLQIGQRIPVYVLGFDSHGAPRLSYLQALEAEDWERAERMKESSELYEGTIAGYNKGGLVVRLGRLRGFIPLSQISRERRQSLQSDRPDPSWKELIGQPIVARVIEVDRSRQRLILSERAVARQARELLKERVLAQLQVGDVRTGRVTSLTKFGAFVNIDGADGLVHLSEISWEHIDKPEDVLQVGQEVQVKVISIDPERKRIGLSIRQLREDPWKTKAASLRVGQLVRATITRLEKFGAFARLENGLEGLIHISELSEQRIEHPKEVVKEGDEVTLRIIRIDPEARRIGLSLRKVDTLAYADLDLQMALAEAEEELEQLLGLEEAAEEALPNEEESAEARVEAAAEEASPEAKAAGESPEAALEAPEEASETEPKGE